In Pongo abelii isolate AG06213 chromosome 5, NHGRI_mPonAbe1-v2.0_pri, whole genome shotgun sequence, a single genomic region encodes these proteins:
- the MAD2L1BP gene encoding MAD2L1-binding protein isoform X2, which yields MARVPLGRSLTLSPRLEHNGVTSAHHNFRLPGSRDSPASTSQVAEIIDLEWYEKSEETHASQIELLETSSTQEPLNASESFCPGDCMVPVVFPGPVSQEGCCQFTCELLKHIMYQRQQLPLPYEQLKHFYRKPSPQAEEILKKKPRANTEVSSRKCQQALAELESVLSHLEDFFARTLVPRVLILLGGNALSPKEFYELDLSLLAPYSVDQSLSTAACLRRLFRAIFMADAFSELQAPPLMGTIVMAQGHRDCGEDWFRPKLNYRVPSQGHKLTVTLSCGRPSIRTMAWEDYIWFQTPVTLKGFRE from the exons gcggagtctcactctgtcacccaggctggagcacaatggcgtgacctcagctcaccacaacttccgcctcccaggttcaagggattctcctgcctcaacctcccaagtagctgagattatag ATCTGGAGTGGTATGAGAAGTCCGAAGAAACACACGCCTCCCAGATAGAACTACTTGAGACAAGCTCTACGCAGGAACCTCTCAACGCTTCGGAGTCCTTTTGCCCAGGAGACTGCATGGTACCGGTGGTGTTTCCTGGGCCTGTGAGCCAGGAAGGCTGCTGTCAGTTTACTTGTGAACTTCTAAAGCATATCATGTACCAACGCCAGCAACTCCCTCTGCCCTATGAACAGCTTAAGCACTTTTACCGAAAACCTTCTCCCCAG GCAGAGGAGATACTGAAGAAGAAACCTCGGGCCAACACTGAGGTGAGCAGCAGGAAATGCCAACAAGCCCTGGCAGAACTGGAGAGTGTCCTCAGCCACCTAGAGGACTTCTTTGCGCGGACACTAGTACCGCGAGTGCTGATTCTCCTTGGGGGCAATGCCCTAAGCCCCAAGGAGTTCTATGAACTCGACTTGTCTCTGCTGGCCCCCTACAGCGTGGACCAGAGCCTGAGCACAGCAGCTTGTTTGCGCCGTCTCTTCCGAGCCATATTCATGGCTGATGCCTTTAGCGAGCTTCAGGCTCCTCCACTCATGGGCACCATCGTCATGGCACAGGGACACCGCGACTGTGGAGAAGATTGGTTTCGACCCAAGCTCAACTATCGAGTGCCCAGCCAGGGCCACAAACTGACTGTGACCCTGTCATGTGGCAGACCTTCCATCCGAACCATGGCTTGGGAAGACTACATTTGGTTCCAGACACCAGTGACACTTAAAGGCTTCCGCGAGTGA
- the MAD2L1BP gene encoding MAD2L1-binding protein isoform X1, giving the protein MMPRETFILTARSSAGEVVMAAPEAEVLSSAAVPDLEWYEKSEETHASQIELLETSSTQEPLNASESFCPGDCMVPVVFPGPVSQEGCCQFTCELLKHIMYQRQQLPLPYEQLKHFYRKPSPQAEEILKKKPRANTEVSSRKCQQALAELESVLSHLEDFFARTLVPRVLILLGGNALSPKEFYELDLSLLAPYSVDQSLSTAACLRRLFRAIFMADAFSELQAPPLMGTIVMAQGHRDCGEDWFRPKLNYRVPSQGHKLTVTLSCGRPSIRTMAWEDYIWFQTPVTLKGFRE; this is encoded by the exons ATGATGCCCCGCGAGACCTTTATTCTAACCGCAAGGAGTAGCGCGGGGGAGGTCGTGATGGCGGCGCCGGAGGCGGAGGTTCTGTCCTCAGCCGCAGTCCCTG ATCTGGAGTGGTATGAGAAGTCCGAAGAAACACACGCCTCCCAGATAGAACTACTTGAGACAAGCTCTACGCAGGAACCTCTCAACGCTTCGGAGTCCTTTTGCCCAGGAGACTGCATGGTACCGGTGGTGTTTCCTGGGCCTGTGAGCCAGGAAGGCTGCTGTCAGTTTACTTGTGAACTTCTAAAGCATATCATGTACCAACGCCAGCAACTCCCTCTGCCCTATGAACAGCTTAAGCACTTTTACCGAAAACCTTCTCCCCAG GCAGAGGAGATACTGAAGAAGAAACCTCGGGCCAACACTGAGGTGAGCAGCAGGAAATGCCAACAAGCCCTGGCAGAACTGGAGAGTGTCCTCAGCCACCTAGAGGACTTCTTTGCGCGGACACTAGTACCGCGAGTGCTGATTCTCCTTGGGGGCAATGCCCTAAGCCCCAAGGAGTTCTATGAACTCGACTTGTCTCTGCTGGCCCCCTACAGCGTGGACCAGAGCCTGAGCACAGCAGCTTGTTTGCGCCGTCTCTTCCGAGCCATATTCATGGCTGATGCCTTTAGCGAGCTTCAGGCTCCTCCACTCATGGGCACCATCGTCATGGCACAGGGACACCGCGACTGTGGAGAAGATTGGTTTCGACCCAAGCTCAACTATCGAGTGCCCAGCCAGGGCCACAAACTGACTGTGACCCTGTCATGTGGCAGACCTTCCATCCGAACCATGGCTTGGGAAGACTACATTTGGTTCCAGACACCAGTGACACTTAAAGGCTTCCGCGAGTGA
- the RSPH9 gene encoding radial spoke head protein 9 homolog isoform X3: protein MDADSLLLSLELASGSGQGLSPDRRASLLTSLMLVKRDYRYDRVLFWGRILGLVADYYIAQGLSEDQLAPRKTLYSLNCTEWSLLPPATEEMVAQSSVVKGRFMGDPSYEYEHTELQKVNEGEKVFEEEVVVQIKEETRLVSVIDQIDKAVAIIPRGALFKTPFGPTHVNRTFEGLSLSEAKKLSSYFHFREPVELKNKTLLEKADLDPSLDFMDSLEHDIPKDGVSLL, encoded by the exons ATGGACGCCGACAGCCTCCTGCTGTCTCTGGAGCTGGCGTCCGGCAGTGGGCAGGGCCTCAGCCCGGACCGTCGGGCCTCGCTGCTCACGTCTCTTATGCTGGTTAAGCGCGACTACCGCTATGATCGGGTTCTCTTCTGGGGCCGCATCCTTGGCCTCGTCGCCGATTACTACATCGCGCAGGGCCTGAGTGAGGACCAGCTCGCACCACGCAAGACGCTCTATAG CCTGAACTGCACAGAGTGGAGCCTCTTGCCCCCTGCTACAGAGGAGATGGTGGCGCAGTCGTCTGTGGTGAAGGGCCGCTTCATGGGGGACCCATCATACGAATATGAACACACTGAGCTGCAGAAGGTGAATGAAGGTGAAAAGGTCTTTGAAGAAGAAGTAGTG GTCCAGATCAAGGAAGAGACCCGCTTGGTGTCTGTCATTGACCAGATTGACAAGGCTGTGGCCATCATCCCCCGAGGCGCCCTCTTCAAGACCCCTTTTGGACCCACCCATGTCAATCGGACCTTTGAAG GACTGTCCTTGTCTGAGGCCAAGAAGCTCAGCTCCTACTTCCATTTCAGGGAGCCTGTTGAGCTAAAGAATAAGACCTTGCTTGAGAAGGCTGACCTGGACCCCTCCCTGGATTTCATGGACTCCTTGGAGCATGACATTCCCAAAG atggagtctcgctcttgtaa